The following coding sequences are from one Shewanella eurypsychrophilus window:
- a CDS encoding helix-turn-helix domain-containing protein yields the protein MQLMTILLLISVGLTFFMMGYVATTPYQNRKARLCFTMMLIGLVSLMLELAIFEEGASYLYIISISGPLSVSVPIFFYLYFKASMRLNDEFQWQNIMHLIFPLLYILAMMPYNLLDEASKQWFFSRIYTHEPIPWQLSFMPIRFTRLLLMSGLGSIYLYLSWRELHIEINNKKSDVLREMGRLKGGFIAISISFAIVFSFFIFRLPHQFTWMISTIVLVVTAMSSMIFYYLPVLGKKLTSHKLFYDLVPEITADTADNIAVSEQLFHKQYRSSVTSTQAKQVITNLTQLMEDGIYKDSKLSLSKLASQLQTSTHHLSQIINQQTQGNYFDLINEYRIKHAKQLLIDGKMSVIDIAYEVGYNSKSSFYTEFKRRTETTPHKFKKSQTH from the coding sequence ATGCAGTTGATGACCATTTTGTTACTAATCTCAGTGGGACTCACCTTCTTTATGATGGGGTATGTGGCAACAACGCCTTATCAGAATCGTAAGGCAAGACTCTGTTTTACGATGATGCTGATTGGCCTTGTCAGCCTAATGCTCGAGCTGGCCATTTTCGAAGAAGGGGCAAGTTACCTATATATCATTTCAATCTCTGGCCCGCTTTCTGTTTCAGTACCTATTTTTTTCTATCTTTACTTCAAGGCCAGCATGCGCTTAAACGATGAGTTTCAGTGGCAAAACATCATGCATTTAATTTTCCCCTTGCTCTACATTTTGGCAATGATGCCCTATAACCTTCTCGACGAAGCTAGCAAGCAATGGTTCTTTTCTCGTATCTACACTCATGAACCCATTCCATGGCAACTGTCTTTTATGCCTATCCGCTTTACTAGGCTGTTGTTAATGAGTGGCTTAGGATCCATTTACCTTTATTTGAGTTGGCGAGAGCTGCACATTGAAATCAACAATAAGAAAAGCGATGTACTGCGAGAGATGGGTCGTCTTAAAGGGGGATTTATAGCGATTAGTATCAGCTTTGCCATTGTTTTTTCTTTCTTTATCTTTAGGCTGCCACACCAATTTACCTGGATGATATCCACCATTGTATTAGTGGTTACGGCCATGAGCTCAATGATTTTTTATTACCTTCCAGTGCTTGGAAAAAAGCTCACCAGTCATAAACTTTTTTATGACTTAGTGCCAGAAATCACAGCAGATACAGCAGATAATATTGCTGTGTCCGAACAGCTCTTTCATAAACAGTACCGCTCCTCTGTCACCTCTACCCAAGCTAAACAGGTAATAACAAATCTGACCCAACTCATGGAGGATGGTATCTATAAAGATTCAAAATTGTCTCTTAGCAAACTGGCATCACAACTACAAACCAGCACACATCACCTATCTCAAATCATCAATCAACAGACCCAAGGCAATTACTTCGATCTAATCAACGAATATCGTATCAAGCATGCTAAACAGTTGTTAATCGACGGCAAGATGAGCGTCATCGATATTGCCTATGAGGTGGGGTACAACAGTAAGTCTTCTTTTTATACCGAATTCAAACGTCGAACAGAAACGACACCGCATAAATTCAAAAAATCCCAAACACATTAA
- a CDS encoding acylase: protein MENNKYKTYLTPIALAMTLSLSGCGGSDDDSTEPEVLPSTVKIEYTSFGVPHITASDYRSLGYGQAYAHAQENMCTLAEQIIEVRAQKAMTFGAGNSNANVLTDFGTLALNIYNDAEAAIDSMTEEQTDLLAGYAEGFNQAVLDKAGSQNYPSPCRGADWIPELSITDLHAYHLKLALFASGGALSNQIATASPTPSNKSLLTMFSEVASKNEGLGSNGWALGRDKTESGSGMLLSNPHFPWAGSLRFVENHLQIPGEINVTGVSFVGVPGVLIGFNENIAWTHTVSQSKRFTTYQLTLDPENNTRYLYDGEYREMLSQEYTIDVKNDDGTNSEITKTLYSSHYGPMIGWYPDGSAVSYRDANANNGNMVSQWLAMDRAKTIEEFEAAFETYQGIPWVNTMATDDKGNAFFIDGSRAPNLNAFAAVFVKDFVNNNPVGKALWQGGKGQLVLDGSMSLFEWVDTGTTPIPGVVPFEKAPKVLRSDYVFNANSSHWLNHVEEPLEGYSIVYGPEQTIRSPRTRMNATMLQEKSAQGISGENGKFNLDELKNVVMSQRAQLSELLKDQLVERCSGVSNIILESQESVDISAACTTLANWDGLYKNTSQGAHVFREFLKVFNVGGEQALSDSLFATAFNVSKPVSTPANLAQHSGSTNSDPVLQALASTVQHLASVNIPLAAPLGSIQYHMKNEEMLSIPGGGTIDGVFNINTGSSAKVKDYGYPVFHGASWLMALEFTDNGPRADAFLTYGQSHDPESDHFVDQTRLFSKGEWRPVVFTEQDIKADLVDTIELTLP, encoded by the coding sequence ATGGAAAATAATAAATATAAGACATATCTTACGCCAATAGCGCTAGCAATGACGCTGTCTTTATCTGGCTGTGGTGGAAGTGATGATGACTCAACTGAACCTGAGGTGCTTCCCAGTACAGTGAAAATTGAATATACCTCTTTTGGTGTGCCACATATCACCGCTTCTGATTACAGATCATTGGGCTATGGCCAAGCTTATGCGCATGCACAGGAAAATATGTGTACCTTGGCTGAACAGATCATCGAGGTCAGGGCGCAAAAAGCGATGACATTTGGTGCTGGTAATTCCAATGCGAACGTTTTAACAGATTTCGGTACCTTAGCACTGAATATCTATAATGATGCCGAAGCTGCAATCGACAGTATGACTGAGGAGCAAACCGATTTGTTGGCAGGTTATGCTGAGGGCTTTAATCAAGCCGTGTTGGATAAAGCAGGCTCGCAAAATTACCCATCACCATGTCGAGGAGCCGATTGGATCCCTGAGTTGAGTATTACCGATCTGCATGCTTATCATTTAAAGCTGGCGTTATTTGCCAGTGGTGGAGCCTTATCGAATCAAATAGCCACAGCATCACCGACACCATCAAATAAAAGTCTACTAACGATGTTTAGTGAGGTGGCCAGTAAGAATGAAGGTTTAGGCAGCAATGGCTGGGCCCTCGGCAGGGATAAGACTGAGTCTGGCAGTGGTATGCTGCTTTCAAATCCACATTTCCCCTGGGCGGGTAGCTTACGTTTTGTTGAAAACCATCTGCAGATCCCTGGAGAGATCAATGTTACCGGAGTCTCATTCGTAGGCGTGCCCGGTGTACTTATAGGTTTCAATGAAAATATTGCCTGGACGCATACTGTTTCTCAATCTAAGCGGTTTACTACCTATCAATTAACCTTAGATCCTGAAAATAACACGCGCTATCTCTATGACGGTGAATATAGGGAGATGTTGAGCCAAGAATACACGATTGATGTAAAAAATGATGACGGCACAAACTCGGAGATCACTAAGACACTTTACTCGTCGCATTACGGTCCAATGATCGGTTGGTACCCAGATGGATCTGCCGTGAGTTATCGAGATGCTAATGCGAATAACGGTAACATGGTGAGTCAGTGGTTAGCCATGGATCGCGCCAAGACCATCGAAGAGTTCGAAGCTGCATTTGAGACATATCAAGGCATTCCGTGGGTAAATACTATGGCGACAGATGATAAAGGCAATGCTTTCTTTATTGATGGATCCAGAGCACCTAACTTAAATGCATTTGCGGCAGTTTTTGTAAAAGACTTTGTTAATAATAACCCTGTAGGTAAGGCCTTATGGCAAGGCGGTAAGGGTCAGTTAGTACTTGATGGCAGCATGTCGTTATTTGAGTGGGTTGATACAGGTACGACACCAATTCCTGGTGTTGTACCCTTTGAAAAAGCCCCTAAAGTGTTACGAAGTGACTATGTTTTTAATGCCAATAGTAGCCATTGGCTTAATCATGTAGAAGAACCGCTTGAGGGGTACTCGATTGTTTATGGTCCCGAGCAGACGATCCGTAGCCCTCGAACTCGAATGAATGCCACCATGTTGCAGGAGAAGTCGGCACAAGGGATATCAGGGGAGAATGGAAAGTTTAATCTTGATGAACTAAAAAACGTAGTGATGAGCCAGCGAGCTCAGCTTTCAGAGTTGCTCAAAGATCAGCTTGTTGAGCGTTGTAGCGGTGTGAGCAATATCATTCTTGAGAGCCAAGAATCTGTTGATATTTCCGCAGCGTGTACCACGCTAGCCAATTGGGATGGTTTGTACAAAAATACCAGCCAAGGTGCTCATGTGTTTAGGGAGTTTTTGAAAGTATTTAATGTTGGAGGAGAGCAAGCCTTAAGTGACAGCTTATTTGCAACGGCATTCAATGTTAGCAAGCCAGTATCTACACCAGCAAATTTAGCGCAGCATAGTGGTTCAACCAATAGTGACCCGGTTTTACAGGCATTAGCGAGCACAGTGCAACACCTTGCGAGCGTGAATATTCCTTTAGCCGCTCCTTTAGGTTCGATTCAATACCATATGAAAAATGAAGAGATGTTATCCATTCCTGGTGGTGGAACTATTGATGGCGTGTTTAATATCAATACGGGAAGCAGTGCTAAAGTCAAAGATTATGGCTATCCGGTATTTCATGGTGCCAGTTGGTTGATGGCGTTGGAGTTTACAGATAATGGCCCTCGAGCAGACGCGTTTTTAACCTACGGTCAGTCTCACGATCCTGAGTCGGACCATTTTGTTGATCAGACTCGTTTGTTTTCAAAAGGAGAGTGGCGTCCTGTGGTATTTACTGAGCAAGATATCAAAGCTGATTTAGTGGATACCATAGAATTAACCTTACCCTAA
- a CDS encoding LemA family protein, producing MEGLLLALGLVLIIAYLWYVSLVKKRNTGREALSGIDVQIKKRSNLVPNILKIAQKFMEHEKALLTDITDLRAQTGKAYDTNDAEAIREHLVVAEQLNSKMGQLMVNVEAYPELKSDNTMLQAMQTYNEVEAHISAARRFYNASVSELNNAVEIFPGSIIAAMASIKVMPFYEADEASKAPVDAADFLK from the coding sequence ATGGAAGGGTTGTTGTTAGCTTTAGGATTGGTACTGATCATCGCTTATCTTTGGTACGTGAGTCTGGTGAAAAAGCGTAATACTGGCCGAGAAGCGCTATCCGGTATCGATGTTCAGATAAAGAAACGTTCAAATTTAGTGCCGAATATTTTAAAAATTGCCCAAAAGTTTATGGAGCATGAAAAGGCATTATTAACAGATATCACAGATCTACGTGCTCAAACTGGTAAAGCTTATGACACTAATGATGCCGAGGCTATCAGGGAGCACCTTGTTGTCGCCGAGCAGTTAAACAGTAAAATGGGTCAGCTGATGGTAAATGTAGAGGCTTACCCTGAGCTTAAATCTGATAATACTATGTTGCAGGCGATGCAGACCTACAATGAGGTTGAAGCGCATATCTCAGCTGCGCGACGTTTTTATAATGCTTCAGTCTCTGAGCTCAATAATGCCGTTGAGATTTTTCCAGGGTCAATTATTGCTGCTATGGCAAGTATTAAGGTGATGCCTTTCTATGAAGCCGATGAAGCGTCGAAAGCACCTGTCGATGCTGCCGATTTTTTGAAGTAA
- a CDS encoding DUF3137 domain-containing protein produces MNIVSFILGAPIKAKRQSQQLVAPDGDITSLQAHYDQHIEPLTRKFENRRVSSLKTLRQRIYFSLIIFSIITFVTYLFDTRERLGIPWFLYLIPALPLFLWSSRPVKRYQSDVKAKVFPKIFSYFGSDFIFSSSHSMSLSGLKRSKLLPYYDDARFEDYVQGTHKGVEIVINELELTKEVKRDKRTENVTRFKGVMVQLSSHKKFSGHTVVVRSRGGLINFLSDSFKRLSRVKLEDPRFEKQFDVFSSDQIEARYLLTVSFMERLQELASCFTGKIQCAFYEDKLLIMLASRESRFELGSIFNGATFEYEFSQINREMQQLFAMIEILKLDEYTGL; encoded by the coding sequence ATGAATATAGTTAGTTTTATTCTCGGGGCGCCTATTAAGGCTAAGCGACAATCTCAGCAGCTTGTTGCCCCCGACGGTGATATTACATCACTGCAAGCGCATTATGATCAGCATATAGAACCATTGACCAGAAAGTTTGAAAATCGACGCGTATCTTCACTTAAAACGCTCAGGCAGCGTATCTATTTCAGCCTTATTATTTTTTCAATTATTACCTTTGTTACCTATCTCTTTGATACTCGTGAGCGATTGGGTATTCCTTGGTTTCTCTACCTAATTCCTGCACTCCCGCTATTTTTGTGGTCATCTCGTCCTGTTAAACGTTATCAAAGCGATGTTAAAGCAAAAGTTTTTCCTAAAATATTTAGCTATTTTGGTAGTGATTTTATCTTTAGCTCTTCTCATAGCATGAGCTTATCTGGGCTTAAGCGTTCTAAGCTACTCCCTTATTATGATGATGCTCGATTTGAAGATTATGTACAGGGAACTCATAAAGGGGTGGAGATCGTGATTAATGAGCTTGAACTAACAAAAGAGGTTAAGCGCGATAAGCGAACAGAAAATGTGACAAGGTTTAAGGGCGTGATGGTGCAACTGAGTAGTCACAAAAAGTTTAGCGGCCATACTGTGGTCGTGCGCAGCCGAGGTGGTCTAATTAACTTTTTGTCGGACTCATTTAAGCGACTTTCGAGAGTAAAACTTGAAGACCCAAGATTTGAGAAACAGTTCGATGTATTCTCCTCCGATCAAATTGAGGCAAGGTATCTACTTACTGTCAGCTTTATGGAGCGGCTTCAGGAGTTGGCAAGTTGCTTTACAGGTAAGATACAGTGTGCATTTTATGAAGACAAACTACTGATTATGCTGGCTAGCCGTGAAAGCCGATTTGAGCTTGGCTCTATCTTTAATGGTGCAACATTTGAGTATGAGTTTAGTCAGATAAATAGAGAGATGCAGCAGCTGTTTGCTATGATTGAGATACTTAAGCTTGATGAATACACGGGATTATAG
- a CDS encoding lytic transglycosylase domain-containing protein translates to MVHSQVSAKDKPHYKASYSKNGLSELATEQGADTAVLDNDSFQKQSNTSTTASEQLKVYQYKQANGVVAFSDHAPGMNEYQVLFYDCYACRPDSELDWNKMPLFSHDYDELIGRAAKKHKIDPALIRAIIHAESAFNVFALSRTGAMGLMQLMPDTAKEMGVSNAFRPDQNIDGGTKYLAKMLKRFDGNIDLACAAYNAGPTTVTNYNGIPPYPETQAYIKRVKILLKRYRKA, encoded by the coding sequence ATGGTTCACTCTCAAGTTTCTGCTAAAGATAAGCCACATTACAAGGCCAGTTATTCGAAAAATGGGCTTAGTGAGCTCGCCACAGAACAAGGTGCTGATACCGCTGTTTTAGACAACGACAGCTTTCAAAAGCAAAGTAACACTAGCACCACAGCCAGTGAGCAACTCAAGGTATATCAATATAAGCAGGCGAATGGTGTCGTGGCTTTCTCCGATCATGCTCCAGGTATGAATGAATATCAGGTACTGTTTTATGATTGTTACGCATGTCGGCCTGATTCCGAACTCGATTGGAACAAGATGCCGTTATTCTCACATGATTATGATGAGTTGATAGGACGTGCGGCTAAAAAGCATAAAATAGACCCTGCCCTGATCCGTGCGATAATACATGCCGAATCTGCTTTTAATGTGTTTGCCTTGTCACGCACCGGAGCGATGGGGCTAATGCAATTAATGCCCGATACTGCCAAAGAAATGGGTGTGAGCAATGCTTTTCGCCCGGATCAAAATATCGATGGTGGGACTAAGTATCTTGCTAAGATGCTAAAGCGCTTCGATGGCAATATAGACTTGGCTTGTGCAGCTTACAATGCCGGACCCACAACGGTGACAAACTATAACGGCATACCACCCTACCCAGAGACTCAGGCTTACATAAAACGAGTCAAAATCCTGCTAAAGCGTTACCGTAAAGCCTAG
- a CDS encoding MATE family efflux transporter, translating to MTMQAEDLKLASSPSGTTLNRTFWRYAIPSVAAMLVNGLYQIVDGIFIGQYVGHEGLAGINMAWPIIYIFAGIGLMIGMGSGSLLSINRGKDKLTKTINNPDSDSTNSDSISRTIATALLLILGFGLMGSWFLSNYGTELLLIQGGVNNSLYQADQYITPFIWTVSFTILAAAIPILIRNDESPNIATGLMVMGACLNILLDYIFIVRLDMALQGAAIATVAAQMSVAFCGVIYFLSAVTKFKFSKLTINPKSFRFDSRLAKQILLLGASSFVMYLYTSFVFALHNRLFMEYGDSINVGAFAIVGYLMVLYYFVAEGLGEGMQPPVSYFFGANQPENIKKMVILATKVTITAGVAWVAILNLFPHSIIELFNSDDPLLLQETVTGIQLHLFAMFLDGFIVLAIMYFMAVNQGGRSLGISIGNMMIQLPFLYFLPKIIGLNGVWLAMPISNVVMFLIVAPMVWHHINTNRQDEISECLGTRN from the coding sequence ATGACTATGCAAGCAGAAGACCTTAAATTAGCCTCATCACCATCAGGAACCACGCTAAATCGTACGTTCTGGCGATATGCGATCCCATCAGTAGCCGCCATGCTGGTCAACGGTCTATATCAAATTGTTGATGGTATTTTTATTGGTCAATATGTTGGTCATGAAGGCTTGGCTGGTATCAATATGGCGTGGCCAATCATCTATATTTTTGCCGGTATTGGCCTAATGATTGGTATGGGCTCGGGAAGCTTACTCTCAATAAATCGAGGTAAAGATAAGTTAACAAAAACCATCAATAATCCAGATTCTGACAGCACAAATAGTGACTCGATTAGTCGCACTATCGCTACAGCCCTATTGCTCATCTTAGGCTTCGGCCTCATGGGCTCCTGGTTTCTATCCAATTACGGTACAGAGCTACTGCTTATTCAGGGCGGTGTAAACAACTCACTGTATCAAGCGGATCAATATATCACTCCATTTATCTGGACCGTTAGCTTCACGATATTAGCCGCTGCGATCCCCATCCTTATCCGTAATGATGAGAGCCCTAATATTGCAACAGGCTTGATGGTCATGGGAGCTTGCCTAAATATTTTACTCGATTACATCTTTATCGTGCGCTTAGATATGGCGCTACAGGGGGCAGCCATTGCGACTGTAGCCGCACAGATGAGTGTCGCTTTCTGTGGAGTGATCTATTTTCTTTCTGCAGTAACTAAATTTAAATTTAGCAAATTAACCATAAATCCTAAGAGTTTCAGATTTGACTCTCGACTCGCAAAACAGATCTTGCTATTGGGTGCTTCAAGCTTTGTTATGTACCTATATACTAGCTTTGTATTTGCGCTACATAATCGTCTTTTTATGGAGTATGGCGACTCAATCAACGTAGGGGCATTTGCCATTGTTGGCTACCTGATGGTGCTGTACTACTTTGTCGCTGAAGGGCTTGGTGAGGGTATGCAGCCGCCTGTTAGCTACTTTTTTGGTGCAAATCAGCCAGAAAATATTAAGAAGATGGTCATATTGGCAACCAAGGTCACGATTACTGCGGGGGTCGCTTGGGTCGCTATCCTGAATCTATTTCCCCATAGCATCATAGAGCTGTTCAATAGTGACGATCCGCTGCTATTACAGGAAACCGTTACAGGCATTCAACTGCACCTATTTGCCATGTTTCTTGACGGCTTTATTGTATTGGCCATCATGTATTTTATGGCGGTAAACCAAGGGGGTAGGTCTCTAGGGATATCGATAGGTAACATGATGATCCAGTTACCATTCCTATATTTTTTGCCGAAAATCATAGGACTCAACGGCGTCTGGCTTGCTATGCCAATATCGAACGTAGTGATGTTCCTTATCGTTGCACCTATGGTTTGGCATCATATAAACACCAATAGACAAGATGAAATAAGCGAGTGCTTAGGAACGAGGAACTAG
- a CDS encoding LysR family transcriptional regulator, producing MNWTLYQLEAFVLSVKHGSFSAAARKLGKAQSRISTAIANLEVDLGFELFDRSGKLPVLTTLGEDMYIEAQAVLEQCQRLQARAMTLSTGQEIALTVAMDEAVPVNAFESLFERVALEYPLLKLTIINGSRDDISSWVDEGKADMGILFHVGKLPTSLEFMSVAQFKQSLIVSSTHPLANCPSPKIADLNQYRQLVIRDRVGDTQEKALSANHWYIDSYFYMTALVIRGVGWALVPEHVANSGWYSDDVVELSTEYIPNPLLVEIGVVNRRDKAYGPVMEWIFIEIESMFNNKPQHY from the coding sequence ATGAACTGGACACTGTATCAACTAGAAGCCTTTGTGTTGTCAGTCAAACATGGCTCTTTCTCTGCTGCTGCGAGAAAACTGGGCAAGGCACAATCAAGAATTAGCACTGCCATAGCAAATCTAGAGGTCGATCTTGGCTTTGAACTGTTTGATCGCAGTGGCAAGCTACCCGTGCTGACGACACTGGGTGAGGATATGTACATTGAAGCACAGGCTGTGCTTGAGCAGTGTCAGCGATTACAGGCAAGGGCGATGACACTGAGTACAGGCCAAGAGATAGCGCTTACCGTTGCTATGGATGAGGCGGTGCCTGTTAATGCATTTGAATCTCTATTTGAACGGGTTGCTCTCGAGTATCCGCTGCTAAAGCTTACGATTATTAACGGTTCACGAGATGATATTAGTTCCTGGGTCGATGAGGGAAAAGCCGATATGGGGATCCTATTTCATGTAGGAAAGCTGCCTACTTCACTAGAATTTATGTCTGTTGCGCAGTTTAAACAGTCTCTTATCGTCTCCTCGACTCACCCGCTTGCCAATTGTCCTTCTCCCAAAATAGCCGACCTGAATCAATATCGTCAGTTAGTGATTAGAGATCGAGTCGGTGACACTCAGGAGAAAGCCTTATCGGCTAATCATTGGTATATCGATAGCTATTTCTATATGACGGCTTTAGTGATCCGCGGAGTCGGTTGGGCCCTCGTTCCTGAGCATGTCGCTAATTCAGGTTGGTACAGTGATGATGTCGTTGAGCTGTCGACTGAGTACATTCCTAATCCCTTGTTAGTCGAAATTGGGGTGGTTAATCGTCGAGATAAAGCTTATGGACCTGTAATGGAGTGGATCTTTATTGAAATAGAGTCCATGTTTAACAATAAGCCTCAACATTATTGA
- a CDS encoding DUF4440 domain-containing protein gives MLTSLKQKLVELELYLLKSDVRASPEELNILIHDDFHEFGAFGASFGKKDVLERLPKEKCPNFCATSFELRMLSKDLSQLLYRATMKKQDEFNTRYSLRSSLWKFNEDLDEWQMIFHQGTPCEPF, from the coding sequence ATGTTAACTAGTTTAAAGCAAAAACTCGTCGAATTAGAACTCTACCTGCTTAAGTCTGATGTTCGAGCTTCCCCCGAGGAACTGAATATTCTTATCCATGATGATTTTCACGAATTTGGCGCCTTTGGGGCCAGTTTTGGTAAAAAAGACGTATTAGAGCGTCTGCCAAAAGAAAAATGTCCAAATTTTTGTGCAACCAGTTTTGAGCTCAGAATGTTATCTAAGGATCTCTCACAGCTGTTATACCGTGCAACGATGAAGAAGCAGGATGAATTTAACACCCGCTACTCTTTAAGAAGCTCGTTGTGGAAATTCAATGAAGATCTAGACGAGTGGCAGATGATTTTTCATCAAGGTACGCCTTGTGAGCCATTTTAA
- a CDS encoding GFA family protein, with protein MHQGSCLCGKIIFQIESEPVAVSNCHCNMCQKQHGAAFATYARFKRSQVNYLSGEDKLAVYQSSDNVQRKFCAGCGANIEWGYCSGEYAIWVAMALGLFDTKLVPETVKELHKDTQVSWWKSASEIT; from the coding sequence ATGCATCAGGGAAGTTGTTTATGTGGAAAGATAATATTTCAAATTGAATCTGAGCCAGTCGCTGTCTCAAATTGCCACTGCAATATGTGCCAGAAGCAACATGGGGCTGCCTTTGCGACCTATGCGAGATTTAAGCGTAGCCAAGTTAACTATCTATCAGGCGAAGACAAACTGGCTGTATACCAATCATCAGATAACGTGCAGCGAAAATTTTGTGCTGGCTGTGGCGCTAACATAGAGTGGGGCTATTGCAGTGGTGAGTACGCTATCTGGGTCGCCATGGCCTTAGGCTTGTTTGACACAAAGTTGGTGCCAGAGACTGTCAAAGAGCTGCATAAGGATACTCAAGTTAGCTGGTGGAAGTCGGCTAGTGAGATAACTTAA
- a CDS encoding 23S rRNA (adenine(2030)-N(6))-methyltransferase RlmJ → MLSYRHGYHAGNYADVLKHSVLLQVLKLMHKKPTPFVYIDSHAGAGGYALSDEFAQKTGEYLEGVAKLWGKEDLPEPLAEYIADVTHFNQGKAELSFYPGSPAFVDMNRYEKERMVLHELHGSDYAQLEEQFTGDRCIRIVKDDGLKGLIAAVPPRERRGVILVDPSYEMKTDYQDVPNAIIKAHKKFSTGVYMLWYPVVKRAQTEAMLKILAQSGIKNQLRIEQAVRADSDEFGMTAAGLWIINPPWQLDTKADEILEYLSPLLNQGGGKVTIKLEVAE, encoded by the coding sequence ATGCTAAGTTATCGCCACGGCTACCATGCCGGAAATTATGCTGATGTGTTAAAACACTCTGTTTTACTGCAGGTGCTGAAACTCATGCATAAAAAGCCAACCCCTTTTGTCTACATCGATAGCCATGCAGGTGCTGGCGGTTATGCGCTTAGCGATGAGTTTGCTCAAAAAACGGGTGAATATTTAGAGGGTGTCGCTAAGCTATGGGGCAAAGAGGATCTCCCAGAGCCATTAGCTGAATATATTGCTGATGTCACTCACTTCAATCAAGGTAAAGCAGAACTCTCTTTCTATCCAGGATCTCCCGCTTTTGTGGATATGAACCGCTATGAAAAAGAGCGTATGGTCTTACATGAGCTTCATGGGTCTGACTATGCCCAGCTTGAAGAGCAGTTTACTGGCGACCGCTGTATTCGCATCGTTAAAGATGATGGTTTAAAGGGGTTAATTGCGGCAGTTCCTCCTCGCGAACGACGCGGAGTTATCTTAGTCGACCCAAGTTATGAGATGAAAACCGATTATCAAGATGTGCCTAACGCTATCATCAAGGCTCATAAGAAGTTTTCTACTGGCGTCTATATGCTGTGGTACCCAGTGGTTAAACGTGCTCAAACCGAAGCTATGTTGAAAATCCTTGCCCAAAGTGGCATTAAGAACCAGCTACGTATTGAACAAGCCGTCAGAGCTGACAGTGATGAGTTTGGTATGACGGCCGCAGGGTTATGGATCATCAATCCACCTTGGCAGCTCGATACTAAAGCCGATGAGATCTTAGAATACCTATCACCGCTCCTGAATCAAGGTGGTGGTAAGGTCACGATAAAATTGGAAGTGGCTGAGTAA